From Saccharothrix espanaensis DSM 44229, the proteins below share one genomic window:
- a CDS encoding CaiB/BaiF CoA transferase family protein, with translation MSALDGVVIADFGRVLAAPYATMMLADLGAEVVKVEHPRGDETRTWGPPHAHGHATYFLSVNRNKRSRTIDLATPAGVAAARELVLGADVLVENFRPGTMRRFGLDHESLREVHRGLVYCSVTGFGAGAGAALPGYDLLVQAVGGLMSVTGGDEPTKVGVALVDVLTGMHAAVGILAALRHRDRTGLGQLVEVDLLSVLLSSMVNQSAGYTLAGVVPGRLGNRHPSIAPYEVFPTADAPVVLAVGNDRQFARLCTALDLPPDNRFTTNAQRVAHVDALFDLLAARLRARPAAEWFAVLTPLGVPCGPVNDLAGAFALAESLGLDPTAEVGGMRLPANPIRLSATPAAYRLPPPNLE, from the coding sequence GTGAGTGCGCTCGACGGCGTGGTCATCGCCGATTTCGGGCGGGTGCTGGCGGCCCCGTACGCCACGATGATGTTGGCGGACCTGGGCGCGGAGGTGGTGAAGGTCGAGCACCCGCGCGGCGACGAGACCCGGACGTGGGGTCCGCCGCACGCGCACGGCCACGCCACCTACTTCCTCTCGGTGAACCGGAACAAGCGGTCGCGGACCATCGACCTGGCCACGCCGGCGGGCGTCGCCGCCGCCCGGGAGCTGGTGCTGGGCGCGGACGTGCTGGTGGAGAACTTCCGGCCGGGCACGATGCGCCGGTTCGGCCTGGACCACGAGTCGCTGCGCGAAGTCCACAGAGGACTGGTGTACTGCTCGGTGACCGGGTTCGGGGCCGGGGCGGGCGCCGCGCTGCCCGGCTACGACCTGCTGGTGCAGGCGGTGGGCGGGCTGATGAGCGTGACCGGCGGGGACGAGCCGACCAAGGTGGGCGTGGCGCTGGTCGACGTGCTGACCGGGATGCACGCCGCGGTGGGCATCCTGGCCGCGCTGCGGCACCGGGACCGGACGGGGCTCGGCCAGCTGGTCGAGGTGGACCTGCTGTCGGTCCTGCTGTCGAGCATGGTGAACCAGAGCGCGGGCTACACGCTCGCGGGCGTGGTGCCCGGCCGGCTGGGCAACCGGCACCCGTCGATCGCCCCGTACGAGGTGTTCCCGACCGCCGACGCGCCGGTGGTGCTCGCGGTCGGCAACGACCGGCAGTTCGCCCGGCTGTGCACCGCGCTGGACCTCCCGCCGGACAACAGGTTCACCACCAACGCGCAGCGGGTGGCGCACGTCGACGCCCTGTTCGACCTGCTCGCCGCACGACTGCGCGCCCGGCCGGCCGCCGAGTGGTTCGCCGTGCTCACGCCGCTGGGCGTGCCGTGCGGGCCGGTCAACGACCTGGCGGGCGCGTTCGCGCTGGCCGAGTCGCTGGGCCTGGACCCCACCGCCGAGGTCGGCGGGATGCGGCTGCCGGCCAACCCGATCCGCCTGTCCGCCACCCCGGCCGCCTACCGGCTGCCGCCGCCGAACCTGGAGTAG
- a CDS encoding acyl-CoA dehydrogenase family protein translates to MDPLALLDIPSLLSDEERDIRTTVERYLTEHVRPHVAEWFEAGALPREIARELGGLGVLGMHLEGYGCAGTSATAYGLACLELEAVDSGIRSFVSVQGSLSMFSIRRYGSEAQRQEWLPRLAAGEAVGCFGLTEPDFGSNPAGMRTRAVRRGGDWVLDGTKTWITNGSWADVATVWANTDEGVRGFLVPRGTPGFTTRDITGKLSMRASVTSELVLDGVRLPDSARLPEARSLGAPLSCLNEARFGIVFGAVGAALDAYRAAADYAGTRVQFDKPIAGFQLTQRKLASMALAVGTGALLALHLARLKDAGRLKPEQISAGKLNNVESAIAVAREARTILGANGISLAYSPLRHANNLESVLTYEGTSEIHALALGHALTGIPAYR, encoded by the coding sequence GTGGACCCGTTGGCACTGCTGGACATCCCGTCGTTGCTCAGCGACGAGGAGCGGGACATCCGGACGACCGTCGAGCGCTACCTGACCGAGCACGTCCGGCCGCACGTCGCCGAGTGGTTCGAGGCCGGCGCGCTGCCCCGCGAGATCGCGCGGGAGCTCGGCGGGCTGGGCGTGCTGGGGATGCACCTGGAGGGCTACGGCTGCGCGGGCACGAGCGCCACCGCGTACGGGTTGGCGTGCCTGGAACTGGAGGCCGTGGACAGCGGCATCCGCAGTTTCGTGTCGGTGCAGGGGTCGCTGTCGATGTTCTCGATCCGGCGCTACGGCTCGGAGGCGCAGCGGCAGGAGTGGTTGCCGCGGCTGGCTGCCGGCGAGGCGGTCGGCTGCTTCGGCCTGACCGAGCCGGACTTCGGCAGCAACCCGGCCGGGATGCGCACCCGGGCCGTGCGGCGGGGCGGCGACTGGGTGCTGGACGGCACGAAGACGTGGATCACCAACGGGAGCTGGGCGGACGTCGCCACGGTGTGGGCGAACACCGACGAGGGCGTGCGCGGGTTCCTGGTGCCGCGCGGGACGCCGGGGTTCACCACCCGGGACATCACCGGCAAGCTGTCGATGCGGGCGTCGGTCACCTCCGAACTGGTGCTCGACGGCGTGCGGCTGCCCGACAGCGCGCGGCTGCCCGAGGCGCGCAGCCTGGGCGCGCCGCTGTCGTGCCTCAACGAAGCCCGGTTCGGCATCGTGTTCGGCGCGGTCGGCGCGGCGCTGGACGCCTACCGCGCGGCGGCGGACTACGCGGGCACCCGGGTGCAGTTCGACAAGCCGATCGCCGGGTTCCAGCTCACCCAGCGCAAGCTCGCGTCGATGGCGCTCGCGGTCGGCACCGGCGCGCTGCTCGCGCTGCACCTGGCCCGGTTGAAGGACGCCGGGCGGCTCAAGCCCGAGCAGATCAGCGCGGGCAAGCTCAACAACGTGGAATCGGCCATCGCGGTCGCGCGGGAGGCCCGGACGATCCTCGGCGCGAACGGCATCTCGCTGGCGTACTCGCCGCTGCGGCACGCCAACAACCTGGAGTCGGTGCTGACCTACGAGGGCACGTCCGAGATCCACGCGCTCGCACTCGGTCACGCGCTGACCGGGATTCCCGCGTACCGGTGA